A section of the Bacteroidales bacterium genome encodes:
- a CDS encoding site-specific DNA-methyltransferase — protein MPVKYIPYYPDTVEGQAILNNITRTQRLLRYRENNKVYDRIKRGMPYYEVETIEVVNGQGLRANENTSERSLTINHSPLTISDNLVIRGECISACAYLKEKGIKVDLVYIDPPFASGADYAKKVYIRRNPKLAEKIAKAEEQLDIEELRSFEEKMYGDIWNKEDYLNWMYENLMAIKSIMSDTASIYVHLDWHIGHYVKILMDEVFGEDNLINEIIWHYTGNSIPTKCFQKKHDTIFIYSKSEDFTLNLDDVLLPYSESTLKRYNHTDEDGKKYKVSSLVKGSKEIVYAKEGRIPDSVWEIPLVRQVDEKVDYSTQKPEALLERIIKASSNKGMIVADFFGGSGTTAKVAHDLGRNFIHVDVGINSIQTTRDRLIQAGASFQILEIKDGVSLFRNPQQTMDKLATLIPGLQRNVPGISNFWFGAITEAKLGTVPVYVPNLLNTQEKVLDIPNINTIINQELQNLEVNAKKVIVYYVDVDDINEIEKFIKDNNATEIEVELRDLKNLLHEVVLEDQIMVSGQWLLVNEKGEQVFINDDKNMDKALFENKKAGDTVTINNLQLTINHYSLTINNFKSDRLIQKINEFNQKGNLQSLTTGKKFEPISISEEGLELIELISLDCENSEGPWHSSTEIKIDKLGYVIKDGIKTKDFWDGKITSEKKPKRIKIRNISGDETIKAIE, from the coding sequence ATGCCAGTAAAATACATCCCATACTATCCTGATACCGTTGAAGGGCAAGCCATTTTAAACAACATTACCCGCACACAACGCTTGTTGCGTTACCGCGAAAACAATAAGGTGTACGACCGCATTAAAAGAGGTATGCCCTATTATGAAGTAGAAACCATTGAAGTTGTTAATGGTCAAGGGTTAAGGGCTAATGAAAATACAAGCGAGCGCTCATTAACAATTAACCATTCACCATTAACCATTAGTGATAATTTGGTAATTCGTGGAGAGTGCATTTCGGCTTGTGCATATCTGAAAGAAAAAGGCATAAAAGTGGACTTGGTGTATATTGACCCACCTTTTGCCAGTGGTGCCGATTATGCTAAAAAAGTTTATATCAGACGTAATCCAAAACTTGCCGAAAAAATTGCTAAAGCCGAAGAACAACTTGACATTGAAGAACTACGCTCTTTTGAAGAAAAAATGTATGGTGATATTTGGAATAAAGAAGATTATTTAAATTGGATGTACGAAAACCTAATGGCTATTAAAAGCATAATGAGCGACACAGCAAGCATTTATGTACATCTCGATTGGCATATTGGGCATTATGTGAAAATATTAATGGATGAAGTTTTTGGGGAAGATAATTTAATTAATGAAATTATATGGCATTATACAGGTAACTCTATACCTACTAAGTGTTTTCAGAAAAAACACGATACAATATTTATTTATTCTAAATCAGAAGATTTTACTTTAAATCTCGATGATGTTTTATTACCATATAGCGAGAGTACTTTAAAGCGATATAATCATACTGATGAAGACGGTAAAAAATATAAAGTAAGTTCATTGGTAAAAGGAAGCAAAGAAATTGTTTATGCAAAAGAGGGTAGAATACCCGATAGTGTATGGGAAATACCACTTGTTAGGCAAGTTGATGAAAAAGTTGATTACTCAACTCAAAAACCCGAAGCTCTTTTAGAACGCATTATCAAAGCCAGCAGCAATAAAGGAATGATAGTTGCCGATTTCTTTGGCGGTAGCGGCACTACTGCAAAGGTAGCACACGATTTAGGTAGAAATTTTATTCACGTAGATGTAGGAATAAATAGCATACAAACTACCCGTGATCGATTGATACAAGCCGGAGCATCGTTTCAAATCCTCGAAATAAAAGATGGTGTTAGTTTATTCCGCAACCCGCAACAAACCATGGATAAACTGGCAACTCTTATACCGGGTTTGCAGCGAAATGTCCCCGGCATCAGCAATTTTTGGTTTGGTGCCATAACAGAAGCAAAGTTGGGAACTGTTCCGGTATATGTACCTAACCTGCTCAATACACAGGAAAAGGTTTTGGATATCCCTAACATCAACACCATTATCAATCAGGAATTACAGAATTTAGAAGTCAACGCTAAAAAAGTCATTGTGTACTATGTAGATGTGGACGACATAAACGAAATTGAAAAATTCATCAAAGACAACAACGCCACTGAAATTGAAGTAGAACTACGAGACCTGAAAAACCTGCTTCACGAAGTGGTGCTTGAAGATCAAATAATGGTTAGTGGTCAATGGTTATTGGTTAATGAAAAAGGAGAGCAAGTTTTTATCAATGATGATAAAAATATGGATAAGGCATTATTTGAAAATAAAAAAGCAGGCGATACTGTAACAATTAACAATTTACAACTAACCATTAACCATTATTCATTAACAATTAACAATTTTAAAAGCGACCGGCTTATTCAGAAAATCAATGAGTTTAATCAAAAGGGGAACCTTCAATCACTAACCACAGGCAAAAAGTTTGAACCTATCAGCATCAGCGAAGAAGGCTTAGAACTCATAGAACTCATCTCACTCGACTGTGAAAATTCTGAGGGACCATGGCACAGTAGCACCGAAATTAAAATTGATAAATTGGGTTATGTAATAAAAGACGGAATCAAAACAAAAGACTTTTGGGACGGAAAAATCACCAGCGAGAAAAAACCAAAACGAATTAAAATCAGGAATATCAGCGGTGATGAAACGATAAAGGCAATTGAGTAA
- a CDS encoding four helix bundle protein — protein MTENVIKNKSFAFAIRVVKLYQFLCETKKEYVISKQLLRSGTAVGALVREAEHSESKADFKHKMSIAQKEINESIYWLELLKETDYLTNEQFHSINNDAVEIIKLLTSIIKSTKANINN, from the coding sequence ATGACAGAAAACGTAATTAAGAATAAAAGTTTTGCCTTTGCCATAAGAGTTGTAAAGCTCTATCAGTTTTTGTGCGAAACAAAAAAGGAATATGTGATTTCAAAACAATTGTTGAGAAGTGGAACTGCTGTTGGTGCATTAGTTAGAGAAGCTGAACACTCTGAAAGCAAAGCAGATTTTAAACATAAAATGTCAATTGCTCAAAAAGAAATAAATGAAAGTATCTATTGGCTCGAATTACTAAAAGAAACCGACTATTTAACCAATGAACAATTTCATAGTATCAATAATGATGCAGTAGAAATAATCAAACTACTTACATCAATCATCAAATCAACCAAAGCAAACATTAACAACTAA